A stretch of the Bacillus anthracis str. Vollum genome encodes the following:
- a CDS encoding SRPBCC family protein — MANTITSIEIPASPKQVWQLIGGFDALPDWLPYIPSSKVTEGGRVRHLANPDGDAIVERLEVFNEKERYYTYSIMQAPFPVTNYLSTIRVKEGKDANTSLVEWSGSFTPVEVTDEEAINLFHGIYKDGLEALQQAYLA; from the coding sequence ATGGCAAATACTATTACATCTATTGAAATTCCAGCTTCACCTAAGCAAGTATGGCAATTAATTGGAGGTTTTGATGCACTTCCAGATTGGTTACCATATATCCCTAGCAGTAAAGTAACAGAAGGCGGACGTGTACGTCATTTAGCTAATCCTGATGGCGATGCGATCGTAGAGCGTTTAGAAGTATTTAATGAGAAAGAACGTTACTACACATATTCAATTATGCAAGCACCATTCCCTGTGACGAATTATTTATCTACAATTCGTGTTAAAGAAGGTAAAGATGCTAACACATCATTAGTTGAATGGTCTGGTAGCTTCACTCCTGTAGAGGTTACTGATGAAGAGGCAATTAATCTATTCCATGGCATTTATAAAGATGGTTTAGAGGCGTTACAACAAGCATATTTAGCTTAA
- a CDS encoding aldo/keto reductase, producing the protein MKDLLKGTLGFGTAPLGNMYRNIPEEEAIATVDAAWDNGVRYFDTAPLYGSGLAEIRLGEALSKRNRDEYFLSTKVGRIISDELEDPSTRDLGEKGGLFEFGRKNKIINDYSADATLRSIEDSLKCLKTDRLDFVYIHDVAQDFYGDEWISQFEIARTGAFRALTQLRDEGVIKGWGLGVNKVEAIELMLDLEEAKPNVSLLAGRYSLLDHERALERVMPAAVKNNMDIVVGGPYSSGVLAGGTHFEYQKASPEIIAKVNKMKNLADRHGISIKAAALQFALANPAVAAVIPGASKPERIAEDQAALKTVIPAAFWEEMREQKLVAVNAPLPINVK; encoded by the coding sequence ATGAAAGATTTATTAAAAGGTACACTTGGTTTTGGTACGGCACCACTAGGTAATATGTACCGTAATATTCCAGAAGAAGAAGCAATCGCAACAGTGGATGCTGCTTGGGATAATGGTGTGCGTTACTTTGATACAGCTCCACTTTATGGATCTGGTTTAGCAGAGATTCGTCTTGGTGAAGCATTATCGAAAAGAAATCGTGATGAGTACTTCTTAAGTACAAAAGTAGGTCGAATTATTTCAGATGAATTGGAAGATCCATCTACACGTGATTTAGGTGAAAAAGGCGGACTTTTCGAATTTGGTCGTAAAAATAAAATTATCAATGACTACAGTGCGGACGCAACTCTCCGTTCTATTGAAGATAGTTTAAAATGTTTAAAAACAGATCGTCTAGATTTTGTTTATATTCATGACGTAGCACAAGATTTTTATGGAGATGAGTGGATTTCACAATTTGAGATTGCTCGAACAGGAGCATTCCGTGCACTTACTCAATTGCGTGATGAAGGTGTAATTAAAGGCTGGGGCCTTGGAGTAAATAAAGTAGAGGCTATTGAACTTATGCTGGACTTAGAAGAAGCAAAACCAAATGTTTCTTTACTAGCTGGTCGCTATTCATTATTAGACCACGAGCGTGCGTTAGAACGCGTAATGCCTGCGGCTGTAAAAAACAATATGGACATTGTTGTTGGTGGACCATATAGCTCAGGTGTTCTTGCTGGAGGTACTCACTTCGAATACCAAAAAGCATCACCAGAAATTATTGCAAAAGTTAATAAAATGAAAAACCTTGCAGATCGTCATGGAATCAGTATTAAAGCTGCTGCTTTACAATTTGCATTGGCTAATCCAGCAGTTGCAGCTGTTATTCCTGGTGCAAGTAAACCGGAACGAATTGCAGAAGACCAAGCTGCATTGAAAACAGTGATTCCAGCAGCATTCTGGGAAGAAATGCGTGAACAAAAATTAGTTGCAGTTAATGCGCCACTACCAATTAACGTTAAATAA